Part of the Woronichinia naegeliana WA131 genome, AGATGTGTGTACACAGTAGACTAAGCAGGAGGATAATTTATTTCAGCCTAGAGCAAATAAACCAGGATAAATAGGATTACCCAAATGACATCGACAAAGTGCCAATAAAGTTCTGCTGCTTCTACCCCAAAATGGGAGTGGCTAGAATAATGGCCTGCCGTCCGCGATCGCCAAAGGACTGAGAGAATCAGCATTAAGCCAAAGGTAACGTGCAAACCATGAAATCCCGTTAACACGTAAAAACAACTGGAAAACAGATTAGTCGTTAAGCCCATTTCTAAATGGAAATATTCATACAACTGTCCAGAGAGAAAAATCGCGCCCATGAGAGCCGTGATGCCTAACCACAATTGCAGCCCTTTTGTATCATTCTTCCGAATGGCCGTTTGACCCTGGTGCATGACAAAACTACTGGCAATCAGGATGACACTGTTAATCGCCGGTAAGAGTAATTCCCGCTCCGGTGTTCCTTCCGGCGGCCAAATCGGAGACATACTGCGATAAATCAAGTAAGCGGTAAAAAGCCCCAGAAAAATGGCACTTTCTGCCACGAGGAACATCACCATCCCAAACATTCGATAATCGGGATGACCATGATGGGTTGCGACTTCGGCCTGGGTATAGGCCGTTAAATTGGTTGGCGTAATAGAACCTTGCATGATGATTAATTGGTAAATCCAGCTTGCGATGATTGAAAACGATCTCTATTTAATGGGTCTGACGTTAGCGAGATTCTGCGACCACATTCGCCAGCATTTCCTCTACGGAGTCTTCCTCGTCTAGACTTTCCGAGTCAATGCCGAAATCGTAGGGGCCAGACCAGAGTACTGGTTCCTCCTCAAAGTTTTCGATAATGGGAGGAGAGGCGGTTTGCCATTCCAGGGTTAAGGCACGCCAGGGATTACGGGCTGCTTTTTCTCCCTTAAATAAACTCCAGGCCACATTGATGACGAGAGGGACAGTGGAAACGGCCATGATGTAAGCCCCGACAGTGCAAACCAGATTGAGGGGTTGGAATTGCACATCATAAAGGGCAATACGGCGATTCATTCCCAATAACCCCAATTGGTGCATGGGCAGAAAGGTCAGATTTAAGCCAATAAAGGTCAGAACAAAATGCAGACGACCTAAGTTTTCATTGATCATTCGCCCTGTCATCTTGGGAAACCAATGATAAAAGCCAGAGAATAAAGCTAGGGCACTACCCCCAAAAAGCACGTAATGGAAATGGCCGACGACAAAATAAGTGTCATGGACATGAATATCAAAGGGCACTGAGGCCACCATGATGCCGGTCAGTCCTCCCATTAAGAACGATGCTAAGAAGCCGATCGCAAAAAGCATGGCCGAATTGAGGTTAATCTTGCCGCCCCAGAGAGTTCCGCACCAGCTAAAGATTTTGATTCCCGTTGGTACTGCGATCAGCATAGTGGTGGCCATAAAGAACATCCGCAGCCAACCAGGTGTTCCACTGGTAAACATATGGTGGGCCCAAACAATTAAACCCAGAAAACTAATGGCTAGACTGGAATAGGCGATCGCCCGATAGCCAAAAATAGGTTTACGGGCATGAACCGGAATCACCTCAGAAATGACCCCAAAGAACGGCAGAATCATAATGTAAACCGCCGGATGGGAATAGAACCAAAACAAATGCTGATAAACAACAGGATCACCGCCTCCAGTCGGATTAAAGAAACTGGTTCCCGCAATTAGATCAAAGGAAAGCAGAATTAAAGCGGCCGCTAAAACGGGGGTAGAAAGCAAAATCAAAGAAGAAGTTGCTAACATCGCCCAACAGAAAAGGGGCATACTGTGCAAATCCATATCAGGAATTCGCATTTTTAAAATGGTGGTGACAAAATTAATGGCCCCCAAAATCGAAGAGGTTCCCACCAATAAGACACTCAAAATCCAGATTTCCTCTCCCCATTTACCACTAATTAAACTGAGGGGAGGATAGGAAGTCCAACCAGATTGGGGCGCACCCACAAAAAAACTGGCAATTAATAAAACGCCGCCTGGAGGGGTTAACCAAAAAGCGACAGCGTTGAGACGGGGAAAAGCCATATCTTCGGCCCCAATCATCAGGGGAATCAGATAATTAGCAAAGGCGGCTCCGGCCGGTACAATCCAGAGAAAGATCATGATCGTCCCATGCAGAGTCATGAACTGGTTATACATCTCTGGCGAGACAAAATCGGGGTTGGGAGTGGCCAATTCGGTTCGCATCACTTCCGCAAAGGAACCGCCAATAAAGAAAAATAGAAACGAGGTAACGAGATATTGAATACCAATTACTTTATGGTCTGTACAAAAGGTAAAGTAATCTGTCCATTTTCGTTGGGGATGACTCGCCGTCAAGGTATCAGCAGAGATGGTCATAGTTTTAGCTAAAGAAAATCACAAAATGTAGAAAACGAGTCGGGAAACGAATGGGGGACTGGGAGACTGGGAGACTGGGGAGATGGGGGGACTAGGGGTTATTTAGATCATGCTGTGATGACTGGGTTTAAGTTGAGCTAAATGACTCTGATCAATGCCCATTTCCTGAGCGTAGGGAGCCAAATATTCACCATTACTCAAATCCTGAACATTTAAGGCGACAGGTTCACTCGCGGGGCTAACTTCTGGGGCATTGGCCTGTACCCAAGCATCAAAATCTTCTTGGCTTTGGGAATAGAACATTGATTTCATGCCGCCATGATAGGAACCACAGAGTTCAGCACAGATAATCGGATATTCGCCAATGAGATTGCTTTTAAAAACGAGAGTAGAATCGCGTCCTGGAATGGCATCCTGTTTGAGGCGTAGTTGGGGAATCCAAACCGCATGGATCACATCCCCTGCACTAATATTCAATTGCACAGGTCGATCAACGGGAGCATGAAGTTCTCCAGAGATAATGCCCGTTTCGGGATAAGTGAAAATCCAAGCATACTGAATCCCTTTGACATCCACTACCAAAGGTTTGACTCCATTTTCATCTACGCTATCTCCAATGCCCAGGGCGACCCGTGACTGAGGGGCCATGGCCAACATATGGTTATGGGAATGACCGGAATGATTCATGGCCATTTTGTCGGGGGCGTTATCGGCTGAAATAACCGGATCAAGACCGCCTAGACTGTTATAGACTTCAAAACTATAGACAGCCAGAATAAATACAACAATGGTGGGAATGGCTGTCCAGAGAATTTCGAGGGGAACGTTACCTTCAACCGGAGGGCCATCGGTTTGATCGCCCTTACGTCGCCGAAAACGAATCACACAGTAAATGAGGACTCCTTCCACTAACAAAAATAAGCCAGTGGCGATGGTCATCATAAAGTTAAAAATACCGTCAATTGACTGGGCATCCGTAGAGGCAGCTACAGGCATTAGCCCATGATTTTGGCCATACCACAGGCTAATCAGGGTAATGACGATGCCGATAAGAAGCGTGATGACGTTGGAGGGAATTTTCACGGCTGAATCACGGAAATGATGAATAATGGCCTTTTCTTTAACAGGGTAAAGCAAATTTCCGGTTACGACTGACTGATCTCCTTAAATCTTCAGGTATTTTTAACATTCCAGAGGATCTTGTGCTAACGGTTATGGAGCGATAGACGAGGAGAACTTACAATTTTCAACGCCTAGCTCTCACTGAGTCTCAAACTGTAGAGGACAACTGTGATCTTCGCTAGAATCTTGGCAGAAGTTATAACCGACTATTGTGAAAAGACTTTTAACGACTTCGGCTCTTTGTATTGCGGGAACGATAAACGCGGGACTCTTGGGCGCGGCGGGAGCAACGGGCATTAGTGTTTTGACGGGCATGATTGCCAATGATTTGGGGTCAGGCTGGGAGCTTTTGGGCAAACATTTAAGCGATCCTGATGCGGTTTTGGCTAATCACGATTTAAAGCGGGCTGTGGGATTGGCGATCGCCGCCGTTTTAGCTCAAACAGCCAAGAATGAGGAGCAAATTTATTTTACGGATCGGCCCCGTGTCCGCAAATTAGCAAAATATGTGGCCCAACATTGGGCGGAATTTTATCAAGAAAATTTGTCATTATTTCCTGAAAATAGTGCTATTCAAGAGCATCAGTTAGGGTCATTATTTCTAGGACAAGTTGGGGTTACGGTACGAGTTTTTAGTGAAAATATAGGAGAGGATTGCACGATTTGGCAAGGTATTTTAGACAAGTTGATTGGTAAAAGTGGAGCGTTTGCTGATTTATTGTTGATGCCTGAATCTGCTGAAGAATTGCATCAAACTGTGGTGAATTTAGCCAAGGCTCTATCTGCACAATTTACCCAGGCGTTACGCGAAGTTTTTAAGGAAGATTTTGCCACAGGGGGAAGGGCTTTTGCGGGGCTAAGTTTGGATTTATTGCAATTAATTCACCAGTCTATAACGCGATCGCAGACAGAAATTATTGAGCGTTTGGATCGGTTAGCAATGCTTCCTAATCTCGCTTCAGTGGAGGGAGCAGATCAAATTTTTCTAGAGGACTTAGCTCATTTAAGAGAGCAGTCGTTGGAAAATCAAGCTGATCTGGTGGCATTTAGAAAGGATTTAGAAGGGGAAGTTAATCGGGTTAATCAACAGTTAGTTTTGTTACGCTCCGATAATCTGGAGGCATTTATTCAGTTAGGCGATCGCCTGGAGTCTGGTTTTGGTAATTTGCGGCCTTTGTTTGATGAAATTGGGTTCAAGTTAGAGGATTTATTTGCTGTTACCGTTGCTGGTTTTGAGGAAGTTAAGGAAACGCAACAGGAAATTATTGAAAAAGTTGAGGTTGGCAATCAAAACGTTAGTAATATTTTGGCCATTGTTCAAGGTTTGGACGAGCAACGAATTTTAGAGCAGTCCAAGCGATCGCCGATTTTATTAACTTTGGGTAAGCCGCCCAAAATGATTGCCCATTGGCAGGGTCGGACCGAAGAAATTCAGCAGTTACAGACCTGGTTTAGCGATCGTGTTTCCTTGATTGGCATTGATGGGGTGGGCGGTATCGGTAAGTCGAGTTTGGCGGGTAAGGTTTTTGCAGAGGCGATTTTGATCCCCCCAACCCCCATTAAAAGTGGTTTGATCCCTCCAACTTCCCCTGAAAGTTTGATCCCCCCAACCCCCCTTAAAAAGGGGGGCAAAGATACTGATGAGAATTTAATCTCCTCCGTCTCCCCAGTCTCCCCCGTCTCCCCAGTCCCCCAAGCATTGGTGTCAACTTAAGCCAAAATGCCTACTCACAAAAGATTAGCCTAAAAGCAGGCGGAAGTAAGAGTAGGCTGAAAAAAAGGTTAGTATATAAAAAAGTGAGCAAAAAACAAATGGCAAGACAACATCCTCGGAGAAAAGGAAACCCAGACTTACGTCGTAAGACAAATCAGCCAGGGGTAGAAATCCCTGAAATAACAAAAGAGTTGTTTGAATTACTAGAACCCACAATGTTTACACCATTAAAATATTTACAGGGAACTCATGAGAAAATGATGAGAGATAGGGTATTAAATTTACCAGTAATGGTGGCATTAGTGTTAAGTATAGTGTATCGTCAAATAGCGGGTATAAGTGAAGCGGTAAGACTGTTAGAGGAAGAGGGATTGCTATGGGTAGCATCATTAAAAGTAAGCAAACAGGCAGTATCAAAAAGAATGATGAATGTGCCAGCCGAAATATTTGCAATATTACTAAAAGAAGTGTTAGAAAAAGCAGCCGAAAAAGGGAAGAAGCTCCAAGTAGGAGAAAAATGGGAAAAAATAAGAGAAAAGTTTAGTGCAGTGTGGATAGCAGATGGCTAAACGCTAGAGCAGATAAGGAAAAATATGAAAATAAGTAAAGAAGAAAAGAGTAAATTGGGGGGTAAAATAATGATGGTAGTGGAAGCCTTTACCCAAAGACCCGTTACTTTATGGTACACAGAAAATGATAAATCAAATGATAAAATATGGTGTGAAGAATTGGCAGCTAAATTACCAGAAAATGGTTTAATTCTCGTAGATATGGGATTTTTTAGCTTTGTGTGGTTTGATTTGTTAACAGAAGCTAAAAAGTTTTTTCTAACCAGATTTAGAGCGGGTACATCTTACAAAACCAAACAAGTATTGTCTCAAGGTAGTCATTACAGAGATGAGATTATCATTATGGGAAATTACCGTTCTAATCCTTGCAAGCATCCGGTGAGATTAGTCTCAGTATTATGGGGAACAATCTGGTATCAGTATTTAACAAATGTGTTGTCTCCCGAACAACTGTCCGCCGAAGAGGTCTGTGATTTATATCGAAGACGATGGACAATCGAAGAAGCCTTTTTATTAACTGGAGAGTGCGAAGTTCTCTGTCAGACATTTTGATAAAATGCCTAAAAGCCTTGCATTGAAAGAGTTTCAGCGATTGTGAGTCTGGAAGAGGGTAGAAGGGCGTTGGGGGCTGAAACCCTAGTAAACTCGTTGATTTTCCTAGAACTTCGCACTGTCCAGTTATTAACGAAAAGACTTTTAGGACTAGCCTATTTAGGGCTTGCTGAAAAAAGCTGAGACCTTTACGGAGAAAAATAGTAGGCGAATTAAGAACCGCTAGAATGCACGAAAATAGGGTAGAATGCCTCAAAACCATTGCATTAAGAAGAGAGAAAGCAGATGTACCGAAAGCAACAGTACTCAATTGAAACACCAGAAAACTTGAAAAATCTGTTCGGCGGGCAGTTAGACGAAGAAAATCGTTGGATAGAAATGTCAAAAATGATTCCCTGGGAAGAATATGAGGAAGAATATGCAAAAAACTTCACAGAAAAAAAAGGAGCCCCAGCCAAATCATTTAGAATGGCATTAGGAGCATTAATTATCAAAGAAATTTCAGGAAAAAGTGACAGAGAAACAGTAGAACAAATAAAAGAGAACCCTTATTTACAGTACTTTATAGGAATGGAAAGCTATAGTAGCAAAGAAGCATTTAATGCGTCAATGATGGTTCATTTTCGTAAAAAAATAGGAATGGAATTAATAAATAAAATTAATAAAGAAATAGAAAAAAAAGCGACGGGTGTAGCGTCAGAAAAAAAAGAAAATGAAGGAAAGTTATTGTTAGATGCGACTTGTACACCAGCAGATATAAAATATCCAACGGATATAGGAATATTGAATGATGCCAGAGAAAAAACAGAAAAAATAATAGATAAGCTGTATGAAGAAATAAAAGAGAAAAGGAAAGAAAAGCCGAGGACTTATAGGGAAGTGGCAAGAAAAGAGTACTTAGCCATAGCAAAAAAACGTCGTGTGTCAAAAAAAGAAAGAAGAAAAGGAACAAAAAAACAACTAGGATATATAAAAAGAAACTTGTCTGATATAGAAAAAATGATAGAAGAGGGAGCAAAGTTAGAAAAACTAACGAAAAAAGAGCAAGAAGAGCTTGTAACGATAGGAAAAGTGTATGAGCAACAGTTAGAAATGTATGAAAAAAAGACAAATAAAGTAGAAAACAGAATTGTGAGTGTAAGCCAACCTCACGTGCGTCCAATAGTGCGTGGAAAAGCGGGAAAAGCAGTAGAGTTTGGAGCTAAAATATCGGCAAGTAATGTGAATGGCTTTGTCTTCTTAGACAAATTAAGTTGGGATAATTACAACGAATCGGGAGATTTACAAGCGCGAATAGAAGAATATAAAAGGGAAACAGGATGTTATCCGGAATCGGTTCATG contains:
- a CDS encoding heme-copper oxidase subunit III encodes the protein MQGSITPTNLTAYTQAEVATHHGHPDYRMFGMVMFLVAESAIFLGLFTAYLIYRSMSPIWPPEGTPERELLLPAINSVILIASSFVMHQGQTAIRKNDTKGLQLWLGITALMGAIFLSGQLYEYFHLEMGLTTNLFSSCFYVLTGFHGLHVTFGLMLILSVLWRSRTAGHYSSHSHFGVEAAELYWHFVDVIWVILFILVYLL
- a CDS encoding cytochrome c oxidase subunit II; the encoded protein is MKIPSNVITLLIGIVITLISLWYGQNHGLMPVAASTDAQSIDGIFNFMMTIATGLFLLVEGVLIYCVIRFRRRKGDQTDGPPVEGNVPLEILWTAIPTIVVFILAVYSFEVYNSLGGLDPVISADNAPDKMAMNHSGHSHNHMLAMAPQSRVALGIGDSVDENGVKPLVVDVKGIQYAWIFTYPETGIISGELHAPVDRPVQLNISAGDVIHAVWIPQLRLKQDAIPGRDSTLVFKSNLIGEYPIICAELCGSYHGGMKSMFYSQSQEDFDAWVQANAPEVSPASEPVALNVQDLSNGEYLAPYAQEMGIDQSHLAQLKPSHHSMI
- a CDS encoding transposase codes for the protein MKISKEEKSKLGGKIMMVVEAFTQRPVTLWYTENDKSNDKIWCEELAAKLPENGLILVDMGFFSFVWFDLLTEAKKFFLTRFRAGTSYKTKQVLSQGSHYRDEIIIMGNYRSNPCKHPVRLVSVLWGTIWYQYLTNVLSPEQLSAEEVCDLYRRRWTIEEAFLLTGECEVLCQTF
- the ctaD gene encoding cytochrome c oxidase subunit I — translated: MTISADTLTASHPQRKWTDYFTFCTDHKVIGIQYLVTSFLFFFIGGSFAEVMRTELATPNPDFVSPEMYNQFMTLHGTIMIFLWIVPAGAAFANYLIPLMIGAEDMAFPRLNAVAFWLTPPGGVLLIASFFVGAPQSGWTSYPPLSLISGKWGEEIWILSVLLVGTSSILGAINFVTTILKMRIPDMDLHSMPLFCWAMLATSSLILLSTPVLAAALILLSFDLIAGTSFFNPTGGGDPVVYQHLFWFYSHPAVYIMILPFFGVISEVIPVHARKPIFGYRAIAYSSLAISFLGLIVWAHHMFTSGTPGWLRMFFMATTMLIAVPTGIKIFSWCGTLWGGKINLNSAMLFAIGFLASFLMGGLTGIMVASVPFDIHVHDTYFVVGHFHYVLFGGSALALFSGFYHWFPKMTGRMINENLGRLHFVLTFIGLNLTFLPMHQLGLLGMNRRIALYDVQFQPLNLVCTVGAYIMAVSTVPLVINVAWSLFKGEKAARNPWRALTLEWQTASPPIIENFEEEPVLWSGPYDFGIDSESLDEEDSVEEMLANVVAESR